The Solanum pennellii chromosome 11, SPENNV200 sequence GAAGTGCATATCCATATTGTGGAGCAAGTATAGCCGGACTTTGGGTGTGAGTACCGCTATAAGCTGGAGCGTATGAGACCGAGCTAGGTGCCTCATATACACTCTGGCTGGTGTAGCTATGTGCCCCTGTATACCTAATTGGTGGAGCCTGATGTGATTGAGGAGGATTCCTGGAGCGGAAAGGTGTGGCGTTTGACGATCTTCCAGATTTAACAGGCCGAGAGGTGGACGGGCCACTGGACCTGCCAGTGCCACCTCCGCGACCCCGCTTTTTTGAAGGCTTGCTCTCAGGAGTTGtgcctattttcttttttgcctTGGCCTGCTCCAACTCAGTCACCCGTTGTTTGAGTCCTTCCAAAGTAAATTCTTGTTCAAGCTTGTGATCTTCCACACATTTTATTAAAGCCTTAGTAGCTTCCAACTCTATGCTGTTAGCTTTGTCCTGAGAAATAACTCAGTCTTATCGAATACTgacaaacaaatatataaaacacAGAGGGAAGACAGAAAGAACAATAGAACAGATTCATAAAGTAGACACAGGAATAACTGAGTATCTCACAAAGGATTTACAGCAGAAGGCACTTGGACAATTTTGAGGTGGTGCTTAACGTCTACGGTGTGTACCCTCCTTTTACAatttaacaacaaaataaacttttttatgGAAATAATAGTagtctcccccccccccccccccccccccNNNNNNNNNNNNNNNNNNNNNNNNNNNNNNNNNNNNNNNNNNNNNNNNNNNNNNNNNNNNNNNNNNNNNNNNNNNNNNNNNNNNNNNNNNNNNNNNNNNNNNNNNNNNNNNNNNNNNNNNNNNNNNNNNNNNNNNNNNNNcccccccccccccccggcCACACCTCTATCCCCTTAAGTTTGTCCCCCATATGGCCGTTCCATTGGACAGCCTTAATGTATACGTTGTCCTCCATAACGATTAAAAGAATGACATCAATTACTTCTAGAAGTCATCAAATTAATCTGCAATCTTCCAGCAACTGATTTAGCTTAAAActgagaaggaaaaaaaatgcaGAGAAAGGAAATGAACAGAGAATTCTTTCTCCCTTCCTTGGATGCAGGGGATTCACTCCTCTCTTATCTACGAAACATAATAATATGCTTTGTCATCCgggagaaaaagaaattaaaagaatgaaaacaGACAGGCAACCACAGTGAAGGAGAAAAGGGAGGCTGGACGAATATACACACCACTGCAGCTGAActaaattttcccttctttgaTATGTTATTAGCATTTCTTCTGCAGTTCCTGAGAGATAACTTAAGAAGTGAGAGCGGAGGGTATCTCTCTGATAATCCAGCCTCTGTAGCAAAATAAACTGCTTCAACCTCTTTGCCGCTCTTCAAGAGCTCTTCAATAATATCTGATCAAAGGGAAGGATAAATAGTCATCATTCCCTATAGTAACGAATGCAAGTTAAATATTCAAGCTCATGGCCCAAGCAAATAGCTGGATCAGCCAACTTCTGATTCCAAACTTAAACAGGTCCTAGAAAAAGTTACTCTACCTCTTTTCCACCACCACACAAATTCAGACAACATTTAATAATTTACAGATTCGAAGTGATGAAATTCAGATCTTATCATATTCTAATGTTTTTCTAATTCAGTATTTTTTGTCAACAACACTAAGGTAATCAGAAGTCAATTGGAGTAGAACTCACTCTCTGTGCTCATATTTTATGCCGACAACTCAGAAATTAGAATCAAGAAAATCTTCAGGAACAAGTTTAAAAGTAAAGTGCAAGTGTCAAccattcatatatttttttatatataaaagtaatttgatttatatttgGACAAAAAAAAACCTGAAAACAAGAACTATACCAAAAAGTAGAAAACCTAAAAATATATAGGTAAAAAATCTGCATTATATATTGCAGTTGCTAGCAAAACACTAAATAGGTCCTTTTCCAATTTGAATATTTTCCAGAGCAAGGTAAGAGAAGTATCTTAAACCAAATACTATATCTTATCGCATCAATCCAGTTTACGTTTCTCTAGCCAActatattcaaattttgtaaTGCCTACATGGAGGATATTGGAAATCAAAGATTTCTATGACATTAATTCCACAGATAATAGCAACTACCTACCTCCTATTTTGTTACCAAATCCAAAGGCAACGGCAAGCTTTGGCATATCTTTCCTGTTAGCAAACTCCAGCACCAGCTTCCTAAGGAACTTCTCCTCAAACCTCTCTTTTAGCGCAAATGCGATAACCAACTGCAAAAACATTGTTGCTTCAGCAGCACAAACTCCACTGTTTCTGTCCCCACCGCCCAAAACTCCCTTCCACTTCTCCAACACCCTTGCTGCCCTCTCCTTCAAACTCCTCCCTGCACCATAACCCCCTTCCACAACTGGCACAACTGACTGAATTAACATATCACAAGCCCACCTCCTATCTGCCAGTATCGCCTTCTTCTCTACCTTCCTCCCCACAAACTCCTCTGCTGCATCCAAGATCAACCTGAAGGACCCAGCAAAaagaatgataataataagatGACCAAAAACACCTGACGTACAATATGAGCTTCGAAGTCTCTACTTTGCTTTGACAAATGCAGTGATAACTCTGATTCTGACCAAACCTGTCTCCTTCCCCATCATCCAAAcccaaaaaaaagaacaaaaaacaaACATAGAAACCCTATAATATGCATAACTGTGGAAGCCAAGGGAAGTGTTACAGTAGGAAGAAAATCTTCTAGGCGTTTGATTTTAATTACTTctccaagaaaataaatattttaagtcaaagaataaagaaaaagttCCTAAAGACTTCTATAAGACAAAAAGACAAATGGATAACTTCCACAGACTATTCAACAACTGAGAGTCGAGCAACCAAGAGCTATTAATCCAGATCACTGTTGTTTAGCTCATCCTTTTATGTTCAACACATGCATTGGCTCATTTGGAAATATTGTGTTGCCTTGCATGTTTGTGTTGAAGatgcaacataattttagaactgTAAATTGGAATATTTTTTTGACGACAAGGGAAACCATCAGCCGCTacctttgggtgcgcacagggtaaaacccccgctccaatgcaatagctcgcaaaccacataggagaggtaacccgcactaggcaagcctggtgcgacgagctcgacctTGAAGGCAAAacccttgctttcgctggcaagagtttcgaacttgagacctccaacatggaagtccgaAGCTCAAACCATTGGGCCATCCCGAAGGGTTGTAAATTGGAATATTTCCATCTTTTAGTATCTGGAGCTCCTTCTTGAGGCACACCCATATCTAGAGAGTCTACGACAAACTTTTTTTAACAATGGAGTATACGACAAACTATTACTCTTTATTTCATAAAACTCCTTTCACTATTGATTTTTATTCACCGCCATAATTCCTTTCttgatatttaattgaattgCTATGAACTATTGCCTTTGTCCTAGTGCCACTTTTTTTACCATATCACAAAAAGGTAACTACTAGTACCAAAAATAAGTGTGTGAATGCAGATGCTAATTCATCATATAAGTAGTCGGTGCAATCTTTCAGCATAGTCTATATGTATGTGGGTGCAAAAATTTAAAGACAACCCAACCCTGATTATAGGGTCAATTAAGCCCCTAGGATTAATGCCGGAACAATAGGGAATAACCTTAAAGTGATCATTTGACAATTCTTGGTTTATATGCATCAATTTTCCTGATACCTTAGATGGAGTGGAGAAGCTTATGTAAATGTGCTGACATGAACATAAGCTTCTGCTTTATGTCTTGGAATACGGTAGGATGGACTTAAAATTCATGTCAAGCACCTTGGAAGTTACaacttacaattttttttggttcatGATTTGTGATACATGTTACCATTATGTAATGAAGTGAGTGATCCCTTAAGTTCTTTAAATGTCATTTCACTGCTTAGCTTATCGGGAGCAAGAATCACTTGTTAGATTCTAGAATGAAATggttttactttaaaaaaaacactctTAGGCATTATAGAGTGCTGAAAATATCTCCTGTTAGTTACCAACTGTTTACTGATCTTTGATATAAAGAATATTAGTCTGAATTATTATCCTTACaccttgtttggatggttgttacccattgtattgaattgtattgttagtttaaactttaaacgcaatgtttgttttgattgttattcaaattttcttgtattgtattgtaatgACGAA is a genomic window containing:
- the LOC107004724 gene encoding FRIGIDA-like protein 4a, which codes for MAADTVTNLEPIHTFFNNLEARQTLLTTITDLNKTLTTHFTDINYTLCQKSETLDTRIKTFKEKTEDALLKIQNRENALPDRESSMGARIVEMKDAAISEIESLGDLSEKSLAEVLRSYCKRMDASGLVGFIQSKRKEPAGLRMEIAAALESSVDPMRLILDAAEEFVGRKVEKKAILADRRWACDMLIQSVVPVVEGGYGAGRSLKERAARVLEKWKGVLGGGDRNSGVCAAEATMFLQLVIAFALKERFEEKFLRKLVLEFANRKDMPKLAVAFGFGNKIGDIIEELLKSGKEVEAVYFATEAGLSERYPPLSLLKLSLRNCRRNANNISKKGKFSSAAVDKANSIELEATKALIKCVEDHKLEQEFTLEGLKQRVTELEQAKAKKKIGTTPESKPSKKRGRGGGTGRSSGPSTSRPVKSGRSSNATPFRSRNPPQSHQAPPIRYTGAHSYTSQSVYEAPSSVSYAPAYSGTHTQSPAILAPQYGYALQEAGISGVRSYHGSYGGEAVYSAYDYTLTPAAPAYPPSYPPQ